The window TCTGAGGGGAAGGTGGCTCCAGTACGAGAGGAACGAGTTGTCGGTGCCTCTGGTTTACCAGTTGTCTGATAAGGCATTGCTGGGCAGCTACGCACTGGACGATAAAGGCTGAAAGCATCTAAGCCTGAGGTGTCCCCTGAAAATAGATTGCTTAGGACGCGAGTAGAAGACTCGTTTGATGGGGTAGGGATGTGAGCTTCGAGGTTTTTTTCCGAGTTGTTTAGTCCGCTGCTTCCAATTGTTCGCTTGCTTTATTTTCTTTTTATTACTTAAGGAAAATATTTAGTTAATTTGAATTCCTATGTGTTTATTACTTTTATGTAATGGGCAGTTAGGATTCGGTTTGGTGTATTCAGTTTGGGTGAAAATGTACGTTTATTTAAGATCATTTATTTTATGAGTCAAATTATGTCTTGATTCTTCATAATCATATAGGTTTGGCGGTCATAGCGATGGGGTTACACCTGGTCTCGTTTCGATCCCAGAAGTTAAGTCTTTTCGCGTTTTGTTTGTGTACTATGGGTTTCGGTCTATGGGAATTTCATTTAGCTGCCAGCCTTTTTTTATCTTTATTTCTTCAAATATTTTTTTAATTTATTAAACTATAATTGAGAGTATATTTATATATTTTCAATAACATATTTTTTAATTACAGTATTAAATTAATTAAAGTTCATTATATTTTTTAACTTTTTTTAAAAGGTTATTGCAATGAATATAGTTTATTTGATATTAAATTAATTTTAATTTACAATTATTTTCAATAATTATTTTTTTAACAGATAATAAAGGTTTTAAAATGGAAAAGGGAACATTATACGGAGTAAGTATTGGGCCAGGAGATCCTGAGTTAATCACTGTAAAGGCAATGAATATTATATCAGAGTGCAAATATATAGCAACACCTCATACAGGAACTGGTGATTCATTGGCATTATCAATTGTATCTCAAGCAACAGATTTATCCCAAAAGGAAATAATGTTTTTAGAGTTTCCAATGACTAAGGATAAGGACATTTTAGCTGAAAGTCATAAAAATGCTGCAGAATCAATTGCTAAGGTTCTTGATGAAGGTGAAGATGTAGCCATGTTAAATTTAGGTGATGTAACTATCTTCTCAACATTTGCATATACAATGGACCAATTATTGGAAAAAGATTATGATGTAGAGGTCATTCCAGGAGTAACAAGCTTTTGTGCTTCA is drawn from uncultured Methanobrevibacter sp. and contains these coding sequences:
- the cobI gene encoding precorrin-2 C(20)-methyltransferase, producing the protein MEKGTLYGVSIGPGDPELITVKAMNIISECKYIATPHTGTGDSLALSIVSQATDLSQKEIMFLEFPMTKDKDILAESHKNAAESIAKVLDEGEDVAMLNLGDVTIFSTFAYTMDQLLEKDYDVEVIPGVTSFCASASKLRIGLTTMNDPLHIIPATGIDLKEALQMPGSKVLMKIGRSVPKLIETLRELNLQDNVYAVENCGLENEKIYNSLDEFDENMGYFTIVVVK